The Melanotaenia boesemani isolate fMelBoe1 chromosome 8, fMelBoe1.pri, whole genome shotgun sequence DNA window ACCTACTCCTTGTGTTAGAAAAGCTCCTATACCTGCTCCCCGCAGGAGTAAACGTGTAAATGCAGGGAAGCACCCAAATCCACATAATGAACCCAGGTCAGTGTTGGAACCAGAACTAAGCTCTTCCATGGTTTCACAGATTATTGCGAGCTTAGGTACTGTATTTTTTAGAGAAGctttaaaagaagttaaaaacagTTACTTTGTCACCGAGGGCGTTGACGGTTAAGCAGGGGAGAATGTAACCAGGTGGAAAAAGTGGGTACCTATAACAATATTCATTGTAAatcctgttttgcttttatttcaccTGTTGGTTGCAGTACTTGCTTTTGTCCAAAAGGTGGTGCTATTCCCATGTACAGAGGTCCAAAGTTTGATTAttgctaaatcctcatttatgTATTCTCGCGTACTTTTGCACTGGGAAGACGTGAACTGTAGCCATATTGGACCGAGACTGGTTGGGATGTGTTTGGCCACATGAACAAATGTTCGAGAATCTCggtgagaaatgtttttatgtacTATTTACCATGTTAGTAGCTAAAGCTATGATGTTAACgatgttgtctttctttttgttgtccTCTTTTAGAGGTGCCACTGCCGTGTTTTATACAGTGTTTATACCGTGTTTTGGACTGTGTTTTATATCGTGTCATGAGTTTTCGAAATCGTTGTAGTTCAAGTGCGTACAACGTTGTCATTACGCCATTTTGAGCGTTACAAGCAAAGCaaaaaagagaatattttattttcatatttttgaactttattttacattattctaACTCGGAGGAAACGGTTCTTTTTGAGAATAAAGAACCCACTAAATTTGAAGTATTGTGTGATCTATTACCCGGCTTCATAAAAATACTCTGTTAACAACTATATTGTGGATATTCTGGAAACGTCTTCACAAAGACACAATGTCCCTCTCTGTGATCATGTTAATGATGCACCGGAGCCTCATGTTGAGAAACCGGACCAACCTCCgacattctgtcagaatgagggactgACTGGACGTGTGGTGAGGGATGCAATTATTAGACATTATTCCTGACAGGATTTTCCCTGAATGTGCAGCGATGAATGACAGGAACATGGattgttatatttgtttttgttattgacaTTTGCTTCGGGATTTATTTTAACTAGAAGCAAGAAAACAGAGCCCACTATTCCTGTTTTATCCTCTTTTCTTTGGTCCCAGTATGTTTAAGAAGTGATATTAAGATCTTTTAGGCCAATTAATGGTATTTCACCCTTTAATTTCTCTGAGCTTTGAGACCCATAAGCCTGCCTGCCACATCCTCCTCGTTCTGCTGCTCATCACCAGttgaataataaacattttcacataCTCAGCTCTGTGTCCACGCTTGGATCCTTTTCTCACCCTGAAGACACACCtcaaaccaagtactgagttcatatgAATGATTATACACTTCAGATCAGATGATCAACGTTTCtaaattcaatttttttcattttgtttttttttttttttgtttttattttttgattgaTTGGTGTTTTGGGTCAGTTTCGACCTGCCAGTAACCACTATAAAGGTCTAGGGTAGAAAACCAGCAAGCTTTATGTAAGCTGTCTAAAGCATCATCAGTTCTGGGGAGGGGATAAGCATCCTTACAAGTGAGGTCGTTCAGCCTACGGTAATCAACAAAGAACCGCAGGCCTCCTTCCTTTATCCTCACAAGAACCACCGGAGCAATCCATGGGCTACAGGAAGGCTGAATAACACCACCCACCTGCATCTGCCTAATGTGCTCTGCACACTCTTCCTGTAAATGAAGAGGGACACGGTGTGGTGCTGTTTAATGGACTTAGCGTCCCCCGTGTCAATTGTATGTCTTACAAGCGGGTTCCTTCCTAAATCTGTATCACCAGTGCTAAAAATAGAAAGATGCTTATTTAACAGATTCTGGACAGCTTGACATTCAAAATTTTCCAGCCCCTTCTGATTCAGTCCCAACGGCTTAAACAAGTCATCTAGAGACCATGAGGACTCCTGACCCCTGGTCCCCTCAGCCTGGTCTAACCCATCCCACACCTCTACATCCGAGTACAGTGTGCCGACTTTCATATCCTCTCTCAACGTCAATTCCTCATCCATAACGTTAATAACCCGAATTGGAACAACCCCCTGCTCTAGTCGGCATACCACTCAGGCCACCACAACATCACAGTGATCAGACAGTGAAGCTAAAGGCTCAAGCAGACcctccacacactcaccaaaagGACTTGTGACAATGCCCAGAAAAATAACCTCACTCCACGCTGGGACTGTGGTGTCAGATTTTATAACCACAGTCTGAGGTTTCCCCAGATCTTCATGGAACAGGAGAGGTATGGTTTTGCCCATCAACCGAACAACCCTTTCCTTGTAATCAACCACAGCCCCATACTTGGACAagaaatcaaaaataaatatcattgGAGGGGACATCCACAATAAAAAACTCTGTCAATCAATTTTCCTGATCCCTTAGTGATTGCCATCCATAACTCTTTGGGAATGATTGAACGGTCCGCACCACTATCCACTAACACATAAGAATCTACTCCGCCCACTCCGCCTGACTCAGCGTAACTCTAAGGAGCTTCATCTCGGCAGCCAGCTGAATAGCAGATTCTAAAGTTTTCGGTTTTGCTGCATGAAGGTTAATACGGAAATCTCCGGTGGTAAAATGGGTGATAAAATGGTCTTTAGCCAATAAGTCCCGGGTATGGTCATCTACAGAAGGGTATGCTTTAGCCACCAACCTACACAAAGCATTCCCAAACACAGTCTCATTGGTTAATCGCCTCCTTTCAGAAAAAGTAACCCTGTTCCATTCATCACTAAAGCGGGGATCTAAACACCTTGAAAAAGCTGCTTTTAGTGACATATAACTACCCTTTCCGTTATTAAACGCTCTAAGCTGCCACCACCTTTGTTTGTCTGGTCTGGTCCGGTTTCAGAGGCAAAAGAGCACCCACCACAAACCAGTTGAAAATACTGAAatacaaaagtttatttataataatctaAAGGAATTATTATCCGACCGGCAGGTCAGAAAGGGCATTTCAACGGCCTAGGCAGCTTCCTCACCGTCCCATACACCAAcactacaaacaaaagaagaaggtcATCAGGCCATCCTGAGGGAACATGAACATCTGAACCAGACAATCCATCCAATAGCTGTTGAGATTGTCAGGATTGtattttgctgttattttgtcatgttctgtttttgcTACTTGTGATTCAGAGATCCTACTGGGCACGGTGGTGGTGCTAACTGGAGACTCTCCTCACCTGGTGGTAATGGGAGATGCCACTTTCCTGCTGTTGTTTGGCTTTGCCAACCTACACAAGAGCCAGTTTGCAACACCGACCATTAAGAGATTTGTTTGAGTTTTTGTGTACAGTCTTACTCGTAACGTTTTTTGTCCTGTGTACCTACCTTTACAGAAGAGTGCCACTTTCCAGTCTGAAGGACCCACCACAAGCTGTCGTTCTGGCCTGCTGCCCTGCCACCACCCCTGCCTCAGTTGCTTTCCACGGACTCTGGATTCACTAAAATAAACCTGTTAACTCTTTACAGAATCTGTCTGCTCCTTCCTGGTTCCTGCCTGTCTTCCCGCAAACCCTAACAGAGATATTTCAGTCTGAACCACAAATGTCCACCTGATGGTGGCGCTAGATAAAAAGTCAGAATCAACAAAGTCCCTCAATGAAGTTAATCCTCTGGGGACCAAGAATGTCTGTTAAAGGTTTCATGtcaatccatccctccatcttttAGTCCCGATCCAGTCCATCTGGACTAAAGTAGTGGACTGACCAACAGACTGACATTAACATCAGAGCCATGCTGCTAGTGTGgctaaaagagaagagaagaagagacagtCATGTTGATATGAACATTAGAGAAACACATCATGGAGCTGAAATATGATCCTGCTTCATCATTTGAACTCCTTCACCTCAGCTGACACGTTCACCAGCAGACAGGTTTTTGTACCAGTCTTTCTCACTGTGTGGAGGATGGAGCTACCTCATCTTTGGTCCTGGGACTAAACTGTATGTAACAggtaagaacaaacatttcttttccttcacttgttttcttgtagaagttaaaatgtgtttaaagtcagtttctgctgcttcaggctTTACATGTTAGTTTTTTCATCATTAGTAGAGAATTCATCATGCAGCCATTGTTACAGAAGAAAAGCTCAATAAttcctgaaaacatgtttaaatctcACTGAACAACTAaacttattctttatttctgcaaatattagtcatcatacaaacatttactttttcatcttctcagtttttttctgacatctgctggttttggggggaaaagaaatttttgttaaattaaaatagattgAATTTTCTGTAGaggacaaaattaaattaaatgtcactTCAAAAATTAACATGGGAacaaattgttttttaaaaagaaactaaaacaaacatgaaagtggaataaaaatctTAAGTATTGATCAAGTGTAAGTAACAGATAAATGTTACATGAGCTTTAATTCCATGTTGAAATacactgaagcagaaaaaaaatcaattctaaTATTATATAGATACATAGATTGTAATTACTACTTTATATGTTAGTCACgatacaaacatttactttttcatctTCTCAGTAATTCtttgacatctgctggttttgggggaaaatagattttttttttactttaaaaatagtttaaattttcaaagaacaaaactaaattaattttcatttgaaaaatgtgttttaagaaatgaaaaagctcAAATGTTTAACATGtgaacaaaactgttttaaagagaaactaaaaagaaaattaaagtggaataaaaaaaagtacattttcatAAATGTACGTGcaaattttcattaaattttctATGTAGAATAGAAGTAACATTTTAATGTTACATGAGCTTATTTTCCATGTTGGACTTAAGAATAAACAcaatgaagcagaaaaataaaacttttagcaataaacataaaaaacatacagaaatgttacatttgaaattttatttataatgattcatataaatatttataatttacttttttgtgttttattagtaaaggtaattaattaatttaaataaaatttctttatCTTCTAACACATTAGACAACTTGCTGGTTAAAACTGAAGAATGGATGTTATTGTATTATCTCATTAAATTAATACAATGGAATTTGaaagttattgaaaatatttaatattaaactaTAAATAGTTTTCAATCATATTCTAACTATTTCATGggtagtgtccactacagtggacgtctatttaaagtctgttttctggTTTATTCATGGGTGAGGACggtatatttgtatatttatacatTGTCATTACCAAGTTTGCTTCAgtaataaacaggaaaagaaaatgtattataagataaatattatgatttaaaatttttatacaacatataaagtaaataaaataaataaaaagtaaaatatgatgaagaaataaagcatCTCTGTTTACATCTGTAAAATATTCTAAGTTAAAAACGTGAAGCATTGTTATTTAGAAATTCATCCATGAaaggtttaatttaaatattatcaataaaaacataaacatgtgataaaataattttattgacTTTCTAAAGAAGATTTCCACGTGGTCCACCTGCTGCCATGAggtgatgagtgtgtgtgatatgAAGCTGAATCCAGTGTATGTAGTGAACTTTGTGCTGTCAAACTTCAGATGAGCAGGTGGTGAAGCCCGTGGTGAACGTCTGCCCCATTGAATCCAACGTCCACAAGGAGGGGAAGAGCTCCCTGCTGTGTCTGGCCTCAGCCATGTTTCCTCCTCTGGTCCAGTTCTCCTGGAAAAGACAGAAGGAGGACGGCTCTCTGGAGGAGCTGCTCCCTGCTGAGGGACAGTTCAGAGGGTCCAGACAATCCGCCGTCATCAGAGTGGTTGATGGTGATGCTCTCAGCAGATATAAATACATCTGCTACGTCAAGCATGAGGGGGGAACAGTGGAGGCCCAAACACAACAAGGTAATGAAGGCTTGGAGACTGTGTTCAGCAGAGATTCAGCTTCATGTGGAGACGCTGTCAAAGAgagcagaggagcagaggactgacATTTCTCACTGTAACTCcaacatttttctcttccagaggttcctgcttctcctccaccacctcctcctccacctgcttctcctccaccagTTCATGCAACAACTCCTCCACTTCTGCAGGAAGAAATATTTCCACCATCTGATCCAGCTGCAACCTCTGTTCCTGTTCTCCACCCTGTGAAGCTGTCAGTGTCCTTCCAGTCTGAGTTGAGGGTGAAGCTGCTCTTGCTGCTGTCCACAGTGCTGATAGTGAAGAGTCTGGTGTACTGCTGTGGACTCTCTCTGCTGATGATCCTCAGAAACAAGGGACCGTCCACCAACTGCACACATGCTGACTGACTGTTTCCTGCTGGACTTTTCTCTCCATCAAATCTCATCAATTCACCTCATTCATCACTTTGATCAGGATTCACAAATGTTAGTTATGACATGTTAGAAACTAAATGAAGCTGAATTATTAGCTGCCTTGTagatatttccacatttatcttgtttttctttttaatctcctgTATCTGCACAGTGTGGTAGGTTCTCCACATTAACTCACTCAGATAATCTCAATAAAGTGTAAAACAGGGTTGttggtgtttgtttctctgcttgTTTACAGGTTCGGTATGTTGACAACCGTTAGACTGTGTTTGTAAGTTTCTTTCTCTTCCAACCTCAACAAGTTTCACatcatacaaatatataaacaggaagaagaaggaagCCATTTTGATTCAGTATTAAGATGAAGCGTTTCTAAGGAAACCAGCATGTGATGGGGTGTGTGTCCCCTGAACATTTAGTTTGTGTAGGAAAAGTTTGACAGTGAGGATGTAAAACTCTACGCTGATGACACTGTTGTTTCCACACGTGAAcaaacagcagagcagagatgTTGTTTGAAGCTACAAATAAACATCCAGAGGTTTGACCAGTCAGGACTGTAGgtagagaaaaaagacagacagcagagagggaggggaggagatgAGTGTGTTCAGCAGCAGATATGAATCTGTTCTCAGTGGTTATTAGAAGAGAAAAAACTGCTGACAGCCAATCAAACTTCCTTTCCTGCAGCCGTGTGGCtttctgctctgcagcctccacaCCGTTAGCTGTGGCTTTTCACCTTAATAACACAATGACAGTTACAACCATCGACTGTGTTTAAAGAGTCGTTCCAGGAAACATCTGTGTTCTTCATCTGTGAGGGAAACAGTTCAAATCCAGATCCCAGAGCTGAGAAATGAACTTTGATGGAAGAAAAGGAGAGATGAGAAACCTCCTGCTGAACATTTGTTGctgaaattaataataaatcatttaaagctcATCTTCTCAGacatttctgctctttcagccgACTGTACTTCTGTTATCATTCATCAGAgcaacaaaaaccacactgagACAGACTCACAAACCACCGACACAAACAAATCATGTTGTTTGGTTggtctgaaaacaaaagcaggatAAGACGTCCATGTTGGTTCAGCTCAGGTCTCATTTTTTCACCGGCTGATAGTTGATTGAAAACCTCCTGCAGAGCCGTCAGAGGAGTCTGTTGGTCTCAATCACAGCtgagtttttattgatttctctTCAAACTGGTTCAGCCTCTGTGAACCTGCTCTCCACAATGTCATTTAAGCTTCTGTTGATCACTTTTAAAACCTTCACGGTCTGGATCAACTTTCCATGTCAGAACTCTTCATTCTGCACCTCGACCCCTCAGATCAGAGACTCAGCTGTTGTTTAAAGTTCCACAGTTCACACTTAGAACAAAGGGAACCATGATTCTACTGTTTTAGCTCCAAGAACGCGGAACAAACTCTCAGTCAGCATCAGAACAGCTGAGTCAGAGcaagtttaaaagattttataaaCCTTCCTGTACAGACTTGGATTTGGAGAATATTTTCTGATCTTTGTTCTGATGTTTTAATGTTGCTCTTTCtactttttctattttggaattatttctgtggtttttgtgtaatttcagtgctttaaaaactttttgacTTGTTATTATGATTATAATTATGAATAAACTCCACTTTGTAGTAAAGACATATATTGTGACTTGAtatttattatgaaaaaaataaacatttatttcattttgttttcaagaaaagaaaaaacagaaaaactgtgcaatacaaaaaaaattgcagactggaagaaaaactgaaaattatcAAATATGTCAAAGACAGAAAgcagatataaaataaatcattaagaTCAAACGTTCCGTTTGAATTTACACTTCATGACAGCaaatataaatgttaataaatggaTGTCAATTCtgaaaataactgtaaaatctGCATAAAAAGAGAGCAACAGAAAACAGTCAGTCAGCATGTGTGCAGTTGGTGGACGGTCCCTTGTTTCTGAGGATCATCAGCAGAGAGAGTCCACAGCAGTACACCAGACTCTTCACCATCAGCACTGTGGACAGCAGCAAGAGCAGCTTCACTTGGTTTAAGAGCGTCTGAAGCCAGGgacaaacatctgaaacagaaaagGAGTCAAATGTTGGAGTTACAGTGAGAAATgtcagtcctctgctcctctgctcTCTTTGACAGCGTCTCCACATGAAGCTGAATCTCTGCTGAACACAGTCTCCAAGCCTTCATTACCTTGTTGTGTTTGGGCCTCCACTGTTCCCCCCTCATGCTTGACGTAGCAgatgtatttctgtgtgtaGAAAGCATCACGATCGACCACCCTGATGGCAGCGGAGCGTCCTGACTCTTTGATCTCCAGCTGAT harbors:
- the LOC121645003 gene encoding uncharacterized protein LOC121645003, whose translation is MRTPDPWSPQPGLTHPTPLHPKILLGTVVVLTGDSPHLVVMGDATFLLLFGFANLHKSQFATPTIKRFLTRSPADRFLYQSFSLCGGWSYLIFGPGTKLYVTDEQVVKPVVNVCPIESNVHKEGKSSLLCLASAMFPPLVQFSWKRQKEDGSLEELLPAEGQFRGSRQSAVIRVVDGDALSRYKYICYVKHEGGTVEAQTQQEVPASPPPPPPPPASPPPVHATTPPLLQEEIFPPSDPAATSVPVLHPVKLSVSFQSELRVKLLLLLSTVLIVKSLVYCCGLSLLMILRNKGPSTNCTHAD